A genomic segment from Streptomyces sp. NBC_00237 encodes:
- a CDS encoding CinA family protein: MAAQVLDTLGARGETLAVAESLTGGLVAAELTGVPGASKVFRGSVTAYATELKRDVLGVAADLLRERGAVDAEVARQMAAGVRRVLGADWGISTTGVAGPDPQDGQPVGTVFVAVAGPDGNRNVAALRLNGSRSDIRRESVRAAFELLSGELVDNARAQDTEHNGGI; encoded by the coding sequence ATGGCTGCTCAGGTGCTCGACACGCTCGGTGCGCGGGGGGAGACCCTCGCGGTGGCCGAGTCGCTGACCGGCGGTCTGGTGGCCGCGGAGCTGACCGGCGTGCCCGGGGCCTCGAAGGTCTTCCGGGGCTCCGTGACGGCGTACGCGACCGAGCTGAAGCGGGACGTCCTCGGCGTCGCGGCCGACCTCCTGCGGGAGCGCGGCGCGGTGGACGCCGAGGTCGCTCGGCAGATGGCGGCGGGTGTGCGGCGGGTGCTCGGGGCCGACTGGGGGATCTCCACGACCGGCGTCGCGGGCCCCGATCCGCAGGACGGGCAGCCCGTGGGCACGGTTTTCGTGGCCGTCGCGGGGCCCGACGGGAACCGGAATGTGGCCGCGCTGAGGTTGAACGGCAGCCGATCGGACATTCGTAGAGAGAGTGTGCGGGCCGCTTTCGAGCTGCTCTCCGGTGAACTCGTCGACAATGCGCGGGCACAGGATACGGAACACAACGGGGGGATCTGA
- the rimO gene encoding 30S ribosomal protein S12 methylthiotransferase RimO encodes MPERRTVALVTLGCARNEVDSEELAGRLAADGWDLVENASDADVAVVNTCGFVEAAKKDSVDALLEANDLKEHGRTQAVVAVGCMAERYGKDLAEALPEADGVLGFDDYADISNRLQTILAGGSVEAHTPRDRRKLLPISPAERQSADVSLPGHAQEAVPAPEDLPEGVAPVSGPRAPLRRRLGTSPVASVKLASGCDRRCSFCAIPSFRGSFISRRPSDVLGETRWLAEQGVKEVMLVSENNTSYGKDLGDIRLLETLLPELAEVEGIERVRVSYLQPAEMRPGLIDVLTSTPKVVPYFDLSFQHSAPKVLRAMRRFGSTEQFWELLETIRGKAPQAGVRSNFIVGFPGETEEDFAELERFLTGARLDAIGVFGYSDEEGTEAVTYGDKLDDDTIAARLAHISRLAEELTAQRAEERIGETLEVLVESVDPDDEDEPAIGRAAHQAPETDGQVVFTTSHGLTPGRMVVAKVVGTEGVDLIAEPLPGMSGDESSEVPEEAAR; translated from the coding sequence ATGCCCGAACGCCGCACCGTCGCCCTTGTCACTCTTGGCTGCGCCCGTAACGAGGTGGACTCGGAGGAGCTGGCAGGCCGCTTGGCAGCGGACGGCTGGGACCTCGTCGAGAACGCCTCGGACGCGGACGTCGCCGTCGTCAACACCTGCGGATTCGTCGAGGCCGCCAAGAAGGACTCCGTCGACGCCCTGCTCGAAGCCAATGACCTGAAGGAGCACGGCCGCACCCAGGCCGTGGTCGCCGTGGGCTGCATGGCCGAGCGGTACGGCAAGGACCTCGCCGAGGCCCTGCCGGAGGCCGACGGCGTCCTCGGCTTCGACGACTACGCCGACATCTCCAACCGCCTCCAGACCATCCTCGCCGGTGGCTCCGTCGAGGCGCACACCCCGCGCGACCGGCGCAAGCTGCTGCCGATCAGCCCCGCCGAGCGGCAGTCCGCCGACGTCTCGCTGCCGGGCCACGCCCAGGAGGCCGTCCCGGCCCCCGAGGACCTGCCGGAGGGCGTCGCCCCGGTCTCCGGGCCGCGTGCGCCGCTGCGCCGCCGCCTGGGCACGAGCCCGGTCGCCTCGGTGAAGCTGGCGTCCGGCTGCGACCGGCGCTGCTCGTTCTGCGCCATCCCGTCCTTCCGCGGCTCCTTCATCTCGCGCCGCCCCAGCGACGTGCTGGGCGAGACGCGCTGGCTGGCCGAGCAGGGCGTCAAGGAGGTCATGCTGGTCTCCGAGAACAACACCTCGTACGGCAAGGACCTCGGCGACATCCGCCTCCTGGAGACCCTGCTGCCCGAGCTGGCCGAGGTCGAGGGCATCGAGCGCGTGCGCGTCAGCTACCTCCAGCCGGCCGAGATGCGGCCCGGCCTGATCGACGTCCTCACGTCGACGCCGAAGGTGGTGCCGTACTTCGACCTGTCCTTCCAGCACTCGGCCCCCAAGGTGCTGCGCGCGATGCGCCGCTTCGGGTCGACCGAGCAGTTCTGGGAGCTCCTGGAGACCATCCGCGGCAAGGCCCCGCAGGCGGGTGTGCGCTCGAACTTCATCGTGGGCTTCCCCGGCGAGACCGAGGAGGACTTCGCGGAGCTGGAGCGCTTCCTCACCGGGGCCCGGCTGGACGCCATCGGCGTGTTCGGCTACTCGGACGAGGAGGGCACGGAAGCGGTCACGTACGGGGACAAGCTCGACGACGACACCATCGCGGCGCGCCTCGCGCACATCTCGCGGCTCGCGGAGGAGCTCACCGCCCAGCGGGCGGAGGAGCGGATCGGCGAGACGCTGGAGGTGCTCGTGGAGTCCGTGGACCCGGACGACGAGGACGAGCCCGCGATCGGCCGGGCGGCCCACCAGGCACCGGAGACGGACGGTCAGGTGGTCTTCACGACCAGCCACGGGTTGACGCCCGGTCGTATGGTCGTGGCAAAGGTGGTCGGCACCGAGGGCGTGGACCTCATCGCCGAGCCCCTTCCCGGAATGTCCGGAGACGAGTCCAGCGAGGTTCCTGAGGAGGCGGCCAGATGA
- a CDS encoding SDR family NAD(P)-dependent oxidoreductase gives MPLPVRIPVRIPAYDLTGRTAFVTGAASGIGRASAALLAEAGATVHCADRDAPGLAETAALIAKSTGSTPRTHTLDVTSRPEVTAALKAATESADRLDVLVAAAGIMHVSSVLDTTDDDLDRVLAVNFKGVLYACQEAARLMLRCAAPEIPGGSIVTLASGAMDSANAGLFAYSTAKAAVVQLTKTLATELGPHGIRVNAVAPGWIRTPMTDKHDAALQHSTEARMVRITPLGRVGEAEDVAHAVLHLASDASAFTTGQILRPNGGVAMPW, from the coding sequence ATGCCCCTCCCCGTACGAATCCCCGTACGAATCCCGGCGTACGACCTCACCGGCCGCACCGCGTTCGTCACCGGCGCGGCGAGCGGCATCGGCCGCGCCTCCGCCGCGCTCCTCGCCGAAGCGGGTGCCACCGTGCACTGCGCCGACCGCGACGCACCGGGCCTCGCCGAGACGGCCGCCCTCATCGCCAAGTCCACCGGAAGCACGCCCCGCACCCACACCCTCGACGTGACCTCCCGCCCCGAGGTCACAGCCGCCCTGAAAGCCGCGACGGAATCGGCCGACCGACTCGACGTCCTGGTAGCCGCCGCCGGAATCATGCACGTCAGCAGCGTCCTGGACACCACCGACGACGACCTCGACCGCGTCCTCGCGGTCAACTTCAAGGGAGTCCTGTACGCCTGCCAGGAGGCGGCCCGCCTCATGCTCCGCTGCGCCGCCCCCGAAATCCCCGGCGGCAGCATCGTCACCCTCGCCTCCGGAGCCATGGACTCCGCCAACGCCGGACTGTTCGCCTACAGCACCGCCAAGGCCGCGGTCGTCCAACTGACGAAGACCCTCGCCACCGAGCTGGGCCCGCACGGCATCCGCGTCAACGCGGTCGCCCCCGGCTGGATCCGCACCCCCATGACGGACAAGCACGACGCCGCACTCCAGCACAGCACCGAAGCCAGGATGGTCCGCATCACCCCGCTCGGCCGCGTCGGCGAAGCCGAGGACGTCGCCCACGCGGTCCTCCACCTCGCCTCGGACGCCTCGGCCTTCACGACGGGTCAGATCCTCCGCCCGAACGGCGGCGTCGCGATGCCCTGGTGA
- a CDS encoding helix-turn-helix domain-containing protein, translating to MSIGNSPDGNAPDSPGNFPEDDRPTIGRALQQARIAAGLTVDEVSTSTRVRIPIVHAIEADDFTRCGGDVYARGHIRTLASAVGLDASALVAQYDGEHGGRPAPTPAAPLFEAERIRPEPRRPNWTAAMVAAIVAVVGFVGFTMFSGNDKQSGTRSVAEGATATAPAPKPKPDKTVKPAPPKPDPTDSAIAAAPKDRVTVKMVATGTKSWVSARASNNRILFDGFLNKGDSKTFTDPKKLDLVLGDADAVQLFVNGKEVEDDFSPGQVERLTYTKGDPEVG from the coding sequence GTGTCCATCGGCAACTCCCCGGACGGCAACGCCCCGGACTCACCCGGCAACTTCCCCGAAGACGACCGGCCCACCATCGGTCGTGCCCTCCAGCAGGCCCGGATCGCCGCAGGTCTGACGGTCGACGAAGTCAGTACGTCGACGCGGGTGCGCATTCCGATCGTCCACGCCATCGAGGCCGACGACTTCACCCGCTGCGGCGGCGACGTCTACGCCCGAGGCCACATCCGTACGCTCGCCAGCGCTGTCGGACTCGACGCCTCCGCCCTCGTCGCGCAGTACGACGGCGAGCACGGCGGACGGCCCGCGCCGACGCCCGCCGCGCCCCTGTTCGAGGCGGAGCGCATCCGGCCCGAGCCGCGCCGGCCCAACTGGACCGCCGCGATGGTCGCCGCGATCGTCGCGGTGGTCGGCTTCGTCGGCTTCACCATGTTCAGCGGCAACGACAAGCAGAGCGGGACCAGGAGCGTCGCCGAGGGCGCCACGGCCACGGCTCCGGCCCCGAAGCCCAAGCCCGACAAGACCGTCAAGCCCGCCCCGCCCAAGCCCGACCCGACGGACAGTGCCATCGCGGCCGCCCCGAAGGACCGGGTCACGGTCAAGATGGTCGCGACCGGCACCAAGAGCTGGGTCTCGGCGCGGGCGTCCAACAACCGCATCCTCTTCGACGGTTTCCTGAACAAGGGCGACTCCAAGACCTTCACCGACCCGAAGAAGCTCGACCTGGTGCTCGGCGACGCCGACGCCGTCCAGCTCTTCGTGAACGGCAAGGAGGTCGAGGACGACTTCAGCCCCGGCCAGGTGGAGCGGCTCACCTACACGAAGGGCGACCCCGAGGTCGGCTGA
- a CDS encoding Fpg/Nei family DNA glycosylase, with protein sequence MPEGDTVWQAAARLHSALAGRPLTHADLRVPRFATADLTGRTVLDVTPYGKHLLTRIEGGLTLHSHLRMDGAWRVFAPGAPWRGGPSHQIRAVLQNTDATAVGYRLPVLELLRTADEHTAIGHLGPDLLSPTWPEAPTGPEAPTRPGAPTNHPETEPPTRKPESLPSQAVRNLLATPDRPLGEALLDQRNLAGIGNVYKSELCFLARVTPWLPVGALAPDVPARLVATAHRLLDLNKDHPDRRTTTIPHTSRTSRSPDLLYVYGREARPCLRCATPIRKADQGDGTRERPTYWCPNCQSGPTT encoded by the coding sequence ATGCCCGAAGGAGACACCGTCTGGCAAGCCGCCGCCCGTCTGCACTCCGCCCTCGCAGGCCGCCCCCTCACCCACGCCGACCTCCGCGTCCCCCGCTTCGCCACCGCCGACCTGACAGGCCGCACGGTCCTCGACGTCACCCCGTACGGAAAGCACCTGCTCACCCGCATCGAAGGCGGCCTCACCCTCCACTCGCACCTGCGCATGGACGGCGCCTGGCGGGTCTTCGCCCCCGGCGCCCCCTGGCGCGGCGGCCCCTCCCACCAGATCCGTGCCGTCCTCCAGAACACCGACGCCACCGCCGTCGGCTACCGCCTCCCCGTCCTCGAACTCCTCCGCACCGCCGACGAACACACCGCCATCGGCCACCTCGGCCCCGACCTCCTCTCCCCCACCTGGCCCGAAGCTCCCACTGGGCCCGAGGCTCCCACCCGGCCCGGAGCCCCCACCAACCACCCCGAGACCGAACCCCCCACCCGCAAACCCGAGTCCCTCCCCTCCCAAGCCGTACGCAACCTCCTCGCCACCCCCGACCGCCCCCTCGGCGAAGCCCTCCTCGACCAACGCAATCTCGCGGGCATCGGCAACGTCTACAAGTCCGAGCTCTGCTTCCTCGCCCGCGTCACGCCCTGGCTCCCGGTCGGCGCACTCGCCCCCGACGTCCCCGCCCGCCTCGTCGCCACCGCCCACCGCCTCCTCGACCTGAACAAGGACCACCCCGACCGCCGCACCACGACCATCCCCCACACCTCCCGTACCTCCCGCTCCCCCGACCTCCTCTACGTCTACGGCCGCGAGGCCCGCCCCTGCCTGCGCTGCGCCACCCCGATCCGCAAGGCCGACCAGGGCGACGGAACCCGCGAGCGCCCCACCTACTGGTGCCCGAACTGCCAGAGCGGCCCCACCACATGA
- a CDS encoding helix-turn-helix domain-containing protein, which translates to MILLRRLLGDVLRRQRQRQGRTLREVSSSARVSLGYLSEVERGQKEASSELLSAICDALDVRMSELMREVSDELSLAELAASAAAGETPVRQPMRPMLNAVSVTSVTGVSGVPTERVTIKAPAEAVDVVAA; encoded by the coding sequence ATGATTCTGCTCCGTCGCCTGCTGGGTGACGTGCTGCGTCGGCAGCGCCAGCGCCAAGGCCGTACTCTGCGCGAAGTCTCCTCGTCCGCCCGGGTTTCGCTCGGTTATCTCTCCGAGGTGGAGCGGGGGCAGAAGGAGGCATCCTCCGAGCTGCTTTCCGCGATCTGCGACGCGCTTGATGTACGGATGTCCGAGCTCATGCGTGAAGTGAGCGACGAACTTTCCCTGGCCGAACTGGCGGCGTCGGCTGCGGCCGGCGAGACGCCGGTGCGCCAGCCGATGCGACCGATGCTCAATGCGGTCTCTGTGACGTCGGTGACCGGTGTGTCCGGTGTGCCGACGGAACGAGTGACGATCAAGGCACCTGCGGAAGCAGTGGACGTCGTCGCTGCCTAG
- a CDS encoding Dps family protein — MSVVKSTLPEADLKVVGEALQGALVDLVDLSLVAKQVHWNVVGPRFRSVHLQLDDVVASARLHSDSVAERASALGVNPDGRAATVASSSAIKETPTGWIKDGDAVRILVDALGAVIVRMRERIEATGDPDPVTQDLIIGLTADLEKHAWMFQAESA, encoded by the coding sequence ATGTCTGTCGTGAAGAGCACGCTGCCCGAGGCCGATCTCAAGGTCGTCGGCGAGGCGTTGCAGGGCGCGCTGGTGGACCTGGTCGACCTGTCACTCGTCGCCAAGCAGGTCCACTGGAACGTCGTGGGCCCGCGCTTCCGCTCCGTGCACCTTCAGCTGGACGATGTCGTGGCTTCAGCGCGCCTGCACTCCGACTCGGTGGCCGAGCGGGCGTCCGCGCTCGGGGTCAACCCGGACGGGCGGGCCGCGACGGTCGCCTCGTCCAGTGCGATCAAGGAGACGCCGACCGGCTGGATCAAGGACGGCGACGCGGTGCGCATCCTGGTCGACGCGCTCGGCGCGGTGATCGTGCGGATGCGCGAGCGGATCGAGGCGACCGGTGACCCGGACCCGGTCACCCAGGACCTGATCATCGGTCTGACGGCGGACCTTGAAAAGCACGCGTGGATGTTCCAGGCGGAGAGCGCCTGA
- the pgsA gene encoding CDP-diacylglycerol--glycerol-3-phosphate 3-phosphatidyltransferase — MSGIPASAAGGTGRATSVTGGKLGAVAVNQASLWNIANILTMVRLVLVPGFVMLLLADGGYDPIWRAWAWAAFAVAMITDVFDGHLARTYNLVTDFGKIADPIADKAIMAAGLICLSGLGDLPWWVTGVILFRELGITLMRFWVIRHGVIPASRGGKVKTLAQGTAVGMYVLALTGPLATFRWWVMALAVLLTVVTGLDYVRQAVVLRRAGLAAERAAA; from the coding sequence ATGAGCGGAATCCCGGCGTCCGCGGCGGGCGGTACCGGCAGGGCGACGTCGGTGACCGGCGGGAAGCTGGGTGCCGTGGCGGTGAATCAGGCCAGTCTGTGGAACATCGCCAACATCCTGACGATGGTCCGCCTGGTGCTCGTGCCGGGCTTCGTGATGCTGCTGCTCGCCGACGGCGGGTACGACCCGATCTGGCGGGCGTGGGCCTGGGCGGCGTTCGCCGTGGCCATGATCACGGACGTCTTCGACGGGCATCTGGCGCGTACGTACAACCTGGTCACGGACTTCGGGAAGATCGCCGACCCGATCGCCGACAAGGCGATCATGGCGGCGGGGCTGATCTGTCTGTCGGGGCTCGGGGATCTGCCGTGGTGGGTGACGGGAGTCATTCTGTTCCGTGAGCTCGGGATCACGCTGATGCGGTTCTGGGTGATCCGGCACGGGGTGATTCCGGCCAGTCGCGGCGGCAAGGTGAAGACGCTCGCGCAGGGCACGGCGGTCGGCATGTACGTGCTGGCGCTGACCGGGCCGCTGGCGACCTTCCGGTGGTGGGTGATGGCGCTGGCCGTCCTGCTGACCGTGGTGACCGGTCTTGACTACGTACGGCAGGCCGTCGTGCTGCGGCGGGCGGGGCTGGCGGCGGAGCGGGCCGCGGCGTGA
- a CDS encoding DEAD/DEAH box helicase yields MVRTALDTFSPATRGWFTGAFRTPTAAQEGAWRAIGEGSDVLVVAPTGSGKTLAAFLASLDALASTPPPAEAKKRCRVLYISPLKALAVDVERNLRSPLTGIRQESVRLGLPEPEIRVGIRSGDTSPADRRSIANKPPDILITTPESLFLMLTSSARDALEGVETVILDEVHAVAGTKRGAHLALSLERLDELLPRPARRIGLSATVRPVDEVARFLSPQRRVEIVQPPSGKVFDLSVVVPVEDMGELGGSPAKDDDQGDKPSIWPQVEERIADLVQAHRSTIVFVNSRRLAERLCNRLNEIAYERATGEALPEGGSPAELMGQSGAAQGAPPLLARAHHGSVSKEQRALVEEDLKAGRLPAVVATSSLELGIDMGAVDLVIQVESPPSVASGLQRVGRAGHQVGAVSTGVVFPKYRGDLVQAAVVTERMRSGSIESLRVPANPLDVLAQQLVAMVAMDSWQVDDLLALARRAAPFASLPESAFTAVLDMLAGRYPSDAFAELRPRVVWDRIAGTVTGRPGAQRLAVTSGGTIPDRGLFGVFLAGSDPKKGGGRVGELDEEMVYESRAGDVFTLGTTSWRIEDITRDRVLVSPAPGVPGRLPFWKGDQLGRPLELGRALGAFLREIGNLKPEKARARLRAAGLDDWAADNVLSYLDEQRRAAGHVPDDRTIVVERFRDELGDWRVVVHSPFGAQVHAPWALALGARLSEKYGMDAQVMHADDGIVLRLPDADLMGFDLMGLDPLDAAPARPLGTEYDDGQAPISAADTLFDAGEVAQIVTDQVGGSALFAARFRECAARALLLPRRSPGKRTPLWQQRQRASQLLQVASEFGSFPIVLEAVRECLQDVFDVPGLTELMGDIEARRVRLVEVTTTEPSPFARSLLFGYVAQFLYEGDSPLAERRAAALSLDSRLLAELLGQAELRELLDADVLTQLEQELQWLTEDRRIKDVEGVADLLRVLGPLTTEELTARGADPRWPGDLTVARRAIQVRIAGKDHWAAVEDAGRLRDALGTALPVGVPESFTEPVKDPLGDLLARFARTHGPFTSATAAARFGLGAAVTDGALHRLAAGGRVVQGEFHPAGIGQEWCDATVLRRLRRRSLAALRQELEPVDPAALATFLPQWQHYGGGGLRGIDGLVRAVEQLQGAPVPASALEKLVLPHRVSGYTPALLDELTTTGEVVWAGAGALPGKDGWVSLYLADTAPLLLPPPHPLELSALHESVLTALSGGYGLFFRQIADQVRATTHPDAGDPQLADALWDLAWSGRLTNDTLAPLRAVLGSGRTAGATAHRAKRSIPRGRYGSLTGAARPVSRTGPPTVSGRWSRLPAPEPDPTHRAHALARTLLDRHGVVTRGAVAAEGVEGGFSAIYRILAAFEDSGQARRGYVVEGLGAAQFAMDGAVDRLRAAATARDRSEGDAPHRAVVLAAADPANAYGAALPWPEPPVGVTHKPGRKAGSLVVLVDGELTLYMERGGKTLLAWPSHPATSTAEGRPAPEGVTDDTPDDRLRAAAEALTASARAGALGTVTVERINNTPALTSPLGRTLETAGFHATPKGLRIRP; encoded by the coding sequence ATGGTGAGGACCGCGCTCGATACGTTCTCCCCCGCGACCAGGGGCTGGTTCACGGGGGCATTCCGGACGCCCACGGCCGCGCAGGAAGGGGCCTGGCGGGCCATCGGCGAGGGCTCCGACGTGCTGGTCGTCGCCCCGACCGGCTCGGGCAAGACGCTGGCGGCGTTCCTCGCCTCGCTCGACGCGCTCGCCTCGACTCCCCCGCCCGCCGAGGCGAAGAAGCGCTGCCGGGTGCTGTACATCTCCCCGCTGAAGGCCCTGGCCGTCGACGTCGAGCGGAACCTCCGCAGCCCGCTGACCGGCATCCGCCAGGAATCCGTCCGCCTCGGTCTGCCCGAGCCGGAGATCCGGGTCGGCATCCGGTCGGGCGACACCTCCCCCGCCGACCGCCGGTCGATCGCCAACAAGCCGCCGGACATCCTCATCACGACCCCCGAGTCGCTGTTCCTGATGCTCACCTCCTCCGCGCGCGACGCCCTGGAGGGCGTGGAGACGGTGATCCTCGACGAGGTGCACGCGGTGGCGGGCACCAAGCGCGGCGCCCACCTCGCGCTGTCCCTGGAGCGGCTGGACGAGCTGCTGCCCCGGCCCGCCCGCCGGATCGGCCTGTCCGCGACGGTCCGCCCGGTCGACGAGGTGGCCCGGTTCCTGTCCCCGCAACGCCGGGTCGAGATCGTCCAGCCGCCTTCGGGCAAGGTCTTCGACCTGTCGGTCGTCGTCCCGGTCGAGGACATGGGCGAGCTGGGCGGCTCCCCGGCCAAGGACGACGACCAGGGCGACAAGCCGTCCATCTGGCCGCAGGTGGAGGAGCGGATCGCGGACCTCGTCCAGGCGCACCGCTCGACGATCGTCTTCGTCAACTCCCGCCGCCTCGCCGAACGCCTGTGCAACCGGCTGAACGAGATCGCGTACGAGAGAGCCACCGGCGAGGCCCTCCCGGAGGGCGGCTCCCCGGCCGAGCTGATGGGGCAGTCGGGGGCCGCCCAGGGAGCCCCGCCGCTGCTCGCCCGCGCGCACCACGGCTCGGTCTCCAAGGAGCAGCGCGCCCTCGTCGAGGAGGACCTGAAGGCGGGCCGTCTGCCCGCCGTGGTCGCCACCTCCAGCCTCGAACTGGGCATCGACATGGGCGCGGTGGACCTGGTGATCCAGGTCGAGTCACCACCGTCCGTCGCCTCCGGCCTCCAGCGCGTGGGCCGGGCGGGGCACCAGGTCGGCGCGGTGTCGACGGGCGTCGTCTTCCCCAAGTACCGGGGCGACCTGGTGCAGGCCGCCGTGGTCACCGAGCGGATGCGCAGCGGCTCCATCGAGTCCCTGCGCGTCCCGGCGAACCCCTTGGACGTGCTGGCCCAGCAGCTCGTCGCGATGGTCGCGATGGATTCCTGGCAGGTCGACGACCTGCTCGCCCTGGCCCGCCGCGCCGCGCCCTTCGCGTCCCTCCCCGAGTCGGCGTTCACCGCCGTCCTCGACATGCTCGCCGGGCGCTACCCCTCGGACGCCTTCGCCGAGTTGCGCCCGCGCGTCGTCTGGGACCGCATCGCCGGTACGGTCACCGGCCGCCCGGGAGCGCAGCGGCTCGCCGTCACCTCGGGCGGCACCATCCCCGACCGGGGCCTGTTCGGCGTCTTCCTCGCCGGGTCCGACCCGAAGAAGGGCGGCGGCCGGGTCGGCGAGCTGGACGAGGAGATGGTCTACGAGTCCCGTGCGGGCGACGTCTTCACCCTCGGTACGACGTCCTGGCGCATCGAGGACATCACCCGCGACCGCGTCCTGGTCTCACCCGCCCCCGGGGTGCCGGGCCGCCTCCCCTTCTGGAAGGGCGACCAGTTGGGCCGCCCGCTGGAACTGGGCCGCGCCCTGGGCGCGTTCCTCCGCGAGATCGGGAACCTGAAGCCCGAGAAGGCCCGCGCCCGCCTCCGGGCGGCGGGCCTCGACGACTGGGCGGCCGACAACGTCCTGTCGTACCTCGACGAGCAGCGTCGCGCGGCGGGGCACGTCCCGGACGACCGCACGATCGTCGTCGAGCGGTTCCGCGACGAGCTCGGCGACTGGCGGGTGGTCGTGCACTCCCCGTTCGGCGCGCAGGTGCACGCCCCGTGGGCGCTGGCGCTCGGGGCCCGCCTCTCCGAGAAGTACGGCATGGACGCCCAGGTGATGCACGCCGACGACGGCATCGTGCTGCGTCTGCCGGACGCGGACCTGATGGGGTTCGACCTCATGGGCCTCGACCCGCTCGACGCCGCCCCCGCCAGGCCCCTGGGCACCGAGTACGACGACGGCCAGGCTCCGATCAGTGCCGCCGACACCCTCTTCGACGCGGGCGAGGTCGCCCAGATCGTCACCGACCAGGTCGGCGGCTCCGCCCTGTTCGCCGCCCGGTTCCGTGAGTGTGCCGCCCGCGCGCTGCTGCTGCCCCGCCGCAGTCCCGGCAAGCGCACCCCGCTCTGGCAGCAGCGCCAGCGCGCCTCCCAGCTCCTCCAGGTGGCCTCCGAGTTCGGCTCCTTCCCGATCGTCCTGGAGGCGGTCCGCGAATGCCTCCAGGACGTCTTCGACGTGCCGGGCCTGACCGAGCTGATGGGCGACATCGAGGCCCGTCGGGTGCGCCTGGTGGAGGTCACCACCACCGAGCCGTCTCCCTTCGCCCGCTCCCTCCTCTTCGGGTACGTCGCCCAGTTCCTGTACGAGGGCGACTCCCCGCTCGCCGAACGGCGCGCGGCGGCGCTCTCCCTCGACTCGCGCCTCCTCGCCGAGCTCCTCGGCCAGGCGGAGCTGCGCGAACTGCTCGACGCGGACGTCCTGACCCAGCTGGAGCAGGAGCTCCAGTGGCTCACCGAGGACCGCCGCATCAAGGACGTGGAAGGCGTCGCGGACCTGCTGCGCGTCCTGGGGCCGCTCACCACCGAGGAGTTGACCGCGCGGGGCGCCGATCCCCGGTGGCCCGGGGACCTCACCGTCGCACGCCGCGCGATCCAGGTCCGTATCGCCGGAAAGGACCACTGGGCAGCCGTCGAGGACGCCGGACGCCTGCGCGACGCCCTCGGCACGGCGCTCCCGGTGGGCGTCCCCGAGTCCTTCACCGAGCCCGTCAAGGACCCCCTGGGCGACCTCCTCGCCCGGTTCGCGCGCACGCACGGCCCGTTCACCTCCGCCACCGCCGCCGCCCGCTTCGGTCTCGGCGCGGCCGTCACCGACGGGGCCCTGCACCGGCTCGCCGCGGGCGGACGCGTGGTTCAAGGCGAGTTCCACCCGGCGGGCATCGGCCAGGAGTGGTGCGACGCGACGGTCCTGCGACGCCTGCGCCGCCGTTCCCTGGCCGCACTCCGCCAGGAGTTGGAGCCGGTCGACCCCGCCGCCCTCGCGACGTTCCTCCCCCAGTGGCAGCACTACGGAGGCGGTGGCCTGCGCGGCATCGACGGACTGGTGCGCGCCGTCGAGCAGCTGCAGGGCGCCCCCGTCCCCGCATCCGCCCTGGAGAAGCTCGTCCTCCCGCACCGCGTCTCCGGCTACACCCCCGCCCTCCTCGACGAACTCACCACCACCGGGGAGGTCGTGTGGGCGGGCGCGGGCGCCCTCCCCGGCAAGGACGGCTGGGTCTCCCTCTACCTCGCCGACACCGCGCCGCTGCTCCTCCCACCGCCCCACCCCCTGGAGCTCTCCGCCCTCCACGAGTCCGTCCTGACCGCCCTCTCCGGCGGCTACGGGCTCTTCTTCCGCCAGATCGCCGACCAGGTCCGCGCCACCACCCACCCCGACGCCGGCGATCCCCAACTGGCCGACGCCCTCTGGGACCTGGCCTGGTCGGGCCGCCTCACCAACGACACCCTCGCGCCGCTGCGCGCCGTCCTCGGCTCGGGCCGCACCGCCGGTGCCACCGCCCACCGCGCGAAACGCTCGATCCCGCGCGGCCGTTACGGCTCCCTCACCGGCGCAGCCCGCCCCGTCTCCCGTACGGGACCGCCCACGGTCTCCGGCCGCTGGTCCCGGCTCCCCGCCCCGGAGCCCGACCCCACCCACCGCGCGCACGCCCTGGCCCGCACTCTCCTCGACCGGCACGGCGTCGTGACCCGGGGCGCGGTCGCCGCCGAGGGCGTCGAGGGCGGGTTCTCCGCGATCTACCGCATCCTCGCCGCGTTCGAGGACAGCGGGCAGGCCCGTCGCGGTTACGTCGTCGAGGGGCTCGGCGCGGCCCAGTTCGCGATGGACGGCGCGGTGGACCGGCTGCGTGCCGCCGCCACCGCCCGCGACCGATCCGAGGGTGACGCCCCCCACCGGGCTGTCGTCCTGGCCGCCGCCGACCCCGCCAACGCGTACGGGGCAGCTCTCCCCTGGCCCGAGCCTCCCGTTGGCGTGACCCACAAGCCGGGGCGCAAGGCGGGCTCCCTCGTCGTCCTGGTCGACGGCGAACTCACCCTGTACATGGAGCGCGGCGGCAAGACCCTCCTCGCCTGGCCGTCCCACCCCGCCACGTCCACCGCCGAAGGCCGCCCGGCACCCGAAGGCGTCACCGACGACACCCCCGATGACCGCCTCCGCGCGGCAGCCGAAGCACTCACCGCCTCCGCCCGCGCCGGTGCGCTCGGCACGGTCACCGTCGAGCGCATCAACAACACTCCCGCCCTGACCTCCCCCCTGGGGCGCACCCTGGAAACGGCAGGCTTCCACGCCACCCCGAAGGGCCTCCGCATCCGCCCCTGA